From the genome of Rhizobium leguminosarum, one region includes:
- a CDS encoding glycosyltransferase — MPLLPAAPRALRRIVIISDFQDGDGENAEPRTPAWFRQQWLAGNRGPRPQPADRGPNLQVIGGYIERLPLAVLKAGLADCAEVWTHWHGATPPIEPPGASPFLMRRAFQANGSDAPFSSNDMLGHIAAFGPPSILCVWGLGVSEDVLLACRDSFKIYNSIDAPALRVPFDVSRHFDLILTGSEWQSEAVYSRHPTIPTIIMPIGPEFASELTFTPIDMPKTYDVIYVAAAQAYKRHDILFRALAKLPRSMRALCVCGYGEMMDTLRSEVGELGINVDFIDPPGVPFAEVNRLMNQARIGVVCGIDDGAPAILTEYMLAGIPVLANSQLRCGLQFITPETGRVASPENFHEGICDMLGRLGTFNPRHVVLANWTWPHSLRKLRPFLGGSAR, encoded by the coding sequence ATGCCATTATTGCCAGCTGCGCCGAGAGCGCTACGACGAATAGTCATCATCAGCGACTTCCAGGACGGCGATGGCGAAAACGCAGAGCCTCGGACCCCGGCGTGGTTTCGCCAACAGTGGCTCGCAGGCAATCGGGGACCTCGTCCACAACCCGCCGATCGCGGCCCAAACCTTCAGGTGATCGGCGGCTATATCGAACGGCTGCCGCTTGCCGTTCTCAAAGCCGGCCTTGCGGACTGCGCCGAGGTCTGGACACATTGGCACGGCGCGACACCGCCGATTGAACCGCCTGGCGCCAGCCCTTTCCTGATGCGCCGGGCATTTCAGGCAAACGGGTCCGACGCGCCGTTTTCTTCCAACGACATGCTCGGGCACATTGCCGCCTTCGGCCCGCCGTCGATCCTCTGTGTCTGGGGCCTCGGTGTGAGTGAAGACGTGTTGCTGGCTTGCCGCGACAGTTTCAAGATCTACAACTCGATCGACGCACCTGCCTTGCGCGTTCCATTTGACGTGAGCCGGCATTTCGACCTTATCCTCACCGGCTCCGAATGGCAGTCTGAGGCGGTGTACTCGCGCCATCCGACGATACCGACGATCATCATGCCGATCGGACCCGAGTTTGCCTCCGAACTCACCTTCACGCCGATCGACATGCCGAAGACCTACGACGTGATCTACGTTGCCGCCGCGCAAGCCTATAAGCGCCACGACATCCTGTTTCGCGCGCTTGCCAAGCTTCCGCGTTCGATGCGGGCCCTTTGCGTCTGCGGCTACGGCGAGATGATGGACACATTGCGAAGCGAGGTCGGCGAACTTGGCATCAATGTCGACTTCATCGACCCACCCGGCGTGCCGTTTGCGGAGGTGAACAGGCTGATGAACCAAGCGCGTATCGGCGTGGTTTGCGGCATCGATGACGGGGCACCGGCAATCCTGACCGAATACATGCTGGCGGGCATACCCGTCCTCGCCAACAGCCAGCTGCGCTGCGGGTTGCAATTTATCACCCCGGAGACGGGTCGAGTGGCCTCGCCCGAGAACTTCCACGAAGGCATTTGCGACATGCTGGGCCGGCTCGGGACGTTCAACCCGCGCCATGTG